A single region of the Oncorhynchus kisutch isolate 150728-3 linkage group LG30, Okis_V2, whole genome shotgun sequence genome encodes:
- the rnf220a gene encoding E3 ubiquitin-protein ligase RNF220a isoform X9 codes for MEDTIQPKRETFLRVRANRQTRLNARIGKMKRRKPEDGQVCPLCSAPLAGTEEEMSRHVEQCLFKREGAFAEDDSADMDGENGTRFEEYEWCGQKRVRATTLLEGGFRGTGFAMCSTKENHDSDADLDVDGDDTLEYGKAQYTEADIIPCSGEDQGEAKEREALRGAVLNGGMPSNRITPEFSKWASDEMPSTSNGESSKQQPPQDTNAACSTSNAPRTCKNSEIEKITEGSTATTFEALKARIRELEKQILRGDRYKCLICMDSYTMPLTSIQCWHVHCEECWLRTLGNKKLCPQCNTITSPGDLRRVYM; via the exons ATGGAAGACACGATACAGCCTAAAAGAGAA ACATTTTTACGAGTGCGAGCTAATAGGCAAACGCGATTGAATG CCCGGATTGGGAAGATGAAGCGCCGGAAGCCAGAGGATGGGCAGGTATGTCCACTGTGCAGCGCTCCGCTGgcagggacagaggaggagatgagTAGGCATGTGGAACAATGTCTGTTCAAG AGGGAGGGTGCGTTTGCTGAGGATGACTCTGCAGACATGGACGGAGAGAACGGGACCCGCTTCGAGGAGTATGAGTGGTGCGGCCAGAAGAGGGTCAGAGCTACCACCCTGCTGGAAGGAGGCTTCAGAG gaaCAGGCTTTGCCATGTGCAGCACAAAGGAGAACCACGACAGCGACGCCGACCTGGACGTGGATGGAGACGACACGCTGGAGTACGGCAAGGCCCAGTACACAGAGGCAGACATCATTCCCTGCTCCGGAGAGGACCAAGGAGAAGCCAAAGAACGGGAGGCCCTGCGCGGGGCGGTGTTGAA TGGCGGAATGCCGTCCAACAGAATAACACCAGAGTTCTCCAAATGGGCCAGTGATG agatgCCCTCTACGAGCAACGGGGAGAGCAGCAAGCAGCAGCCGCCTCAGGACACCAACGCCGCCTGCTCAACCTCCAACGCGCCCCGGACCTGTAAAAACAGCGAAATAGAGAa GATCACAGAGGGCTCGACAGCCACCACGTTTGAAGCACTAAAGGCTCGTATCCGGGAGCTGGAGAAACAGATCCTCCGAGGGGACAGATATAAGTGTCTCATCTGCATG GACTCGTACACGATGCCCCTCACCTCCATCCAGTGCTGGCACGTCCACTGTGAGGAATGCTGGCTCAGGACTCTG GGAAACAAGAAACTGTGCCCACAATGCAACACCATCACGTCGCCAGGAGATCTAAGGCGCGTCTACATGTGA